The following coding sequences are from one Paenibacillus stellifer window:
- the hemB gene encoding porphobilinogen synthase: protein MSFPIVRHRRLRSSAAIRGMVRETVLNPLDLIQPIFVTFGAGVKREIASMPGVYHFSLDTLKEEVDEIVSLGIPAVLLFGIPETKDAIGSSGFDENGIVQEATRLIKQWHPELLVVADTCLCEFTDHGHCGMVHTHTVDGVLHGDVINDASLELLTQTAVSQAKAGADIIAPSNMMDGFVQAIRAGLDEAGFEHVPIMSYSVKYASAFYGPFREAADSAPQFGDRKTYQMDPANVREAIREAESDVLEGADMLMVKPALAYMDVIRVIRDQFDLPLVAYNVSGEYSMVKAAAQQGWINEKAIVLELLTGLKRAGADTIITYHAKDAVRWLRE, encoded by the coding sequence ATGAGCTTTCCAATCGTGCGTCACCGCCGTCTGCGCTCTTCCGCCGCGATTCGCGGCATGGTGCGTGAGACGGTACTGAACCCGCTGGACTTGATCCAGCCGATCTTTGTAACCTTTGGAGCCGGCGTGAAGCGGGAAATCGCTTCGATGCCTGGCGTTTACCATTTCTCGCTTGATACGCTGAAGGAGGAAGTGGACGAGATCGTCTCGCTCGGCATTCCCGCCGTGCTGCTGTTCGGCATCCCCGAGACGAAGGATGCCATTGGCTCCTCCGGCTTTGACGAGAACGGAATTGTACAGGAGGCGACCCGCCTTATCAAGCAGTGGCATCCCGAACTGCTCGTTGTCGCCGACACCTGCCTGTGCGAATTCACGGACCACGGCCACTGCGGTATGGTGCACACCCATACGGTGGACGGGGTCTTGCATGGCGATGTGATCAACGACGCCAGTCTGGAGCTGCTGACGCAGACCGCGGTCTCGCAGGCCAAGGCCGGAGCGGACATTATCGCACCGTCGAATATGATGGACGGCTTCGTCCAGGCCATTCGCGCCGGGCTGGACGAAGCGGGCTTTGAGCATGTGCCGATTATGTCCTATTCGGTCAAATACGCTTCCGCCTTCTACGGACCTTTCCGGGAAGCAGCGGATTCCGCGCCTCAGTTCGGAGACCGGAAGACGTATCAGATGGACCCCGCCAACGTCCGTGAAGCGATCCGCGAGGCGGAGAGCGATGTGCTGGAGGGCGCCGACATGCTGATGGTGAAGCCGGCTCTGGCTTACATGGACGTCATCCGGGTCATTCGCGACCAGTTCGACCTTCCGCTTGTCGCTTATAATGTCAGCGGCGAATACTCCATGGTGAAGGCAGCCGCACAGCAGGGCTGGATCAATGAGAAAGCCATCGTTCTCGAGCTCCTGACGGGGCTGAAACGGGCCGGCGCCGATACGATCATCACCTATCACGCCAAGGATGCGGTCCGCTGGCTGCGTGAATAG
- the cobA gene encoding uroporphyrinogen-III C-methyltransferase, whose translation MKGKVYLVGAGPGDARLITIKGMDCIKKADVLVYDRLASPRLLKWMPAGGEKIYVGKLPDRHTMKQEEINQLLVDLALQGKTVVRLKGGDPTIFGRVGEEAELLRRNGIPYEIVPGITSAISVPAYAGIPVTHRDYASSLSIITGHESPDKLDRSIHWDKVTNATGTLVFLMGVAKIGYIRDNLIRHGRPPETPVALIRWGTRAEQETLTGTLADIEERVLAADLQPPAVIVVGEVVRQREELKWAEQLPLFGRRIVVTRARSQASELVERIEDLGGEPYEFPVIETVMPQDAGKREAIASALSRLPEYDWVFFTSPNGVDFFFRHLTERRVDIRGLHGARLAAVGPATAEALAQRGLIAEELPARFRAEGLIEAFQGELKPGQKVLLPRGDLARDWLPVKLTEIGLEVTVIDTYETVVTGEDDDELLKLLEEGRIHAVTFTSSSTVRNFLDILKRMGTPDPLPLLEPVKIACIGPQTEKTAAEAGLKPGLLAEEATIDSLVDALCRWNEDLRKL comes from the coding sequence ATGAAGGGGAAGGTCTATCTGGTGGGAGCAGGTCCCGGAGACGCCAGGCTGATTACGATTAAAGGAATGGATTGCATCAAGAAAGCGGATGTGCTGGTCTATGACCGGCTTGCGAGTCCGCGGCTCCTGAAATGGATGCCTGCCGGCGGGGAGAAAATATATGTCGGCAAGCTGCCCGACCGGCACACGATGAAGCAGGAGGAAATCAACCAGCTGCTCGTCGATCTGGCCTTGCAGGGCAAGACGGTTGTCCGGCTGAAGGGCGGCGACCCGACGATATTTGGCCGGGTGGGCGAGGAGGCCGAGCTTCTTCGGCGCAATGGCATTCCGTATGAGATCGTGCCGGGCATCACCTCGGCGATCAGCGTACCGGCATATGCCGGCATCCCTGTCACTCATCGTGACTATGCTTCCTCACTCTCTATCATTACCGGGCATGAGAGCCCGGACAAGCTCGACCGCTCGATTCACTGGGATAAGGTGACGAACGCGACGGGTACGCTCGTCTTCCTGATGGGCGTCGCGAAGATCGGCTATATTCGCGATAATCTGATCCGGCACGGCCGTCCGCCGGAAACGCCGGTAGCGCTGATCCGCTGGGGAACCCGGGCGGAGCAGGAGACGCTCACCGGCACGCTCGCCGACATCGAGGAGAGGGTGCTGGCGGCGGACCTTCAGCCGCCGGCGGTCATCGTTGTCGGCGAGGTCGTCCGGCAGCGGGAGGAATTGAAATGGGCCGAGCAGCTTCCGCTGTTCGGCCGGCGGATCGTCGTCACCCGCGCCCGCAGCCAGGCGAGCGAGCTGGTGGAGAGAATCGAGGATCTTGGGGGCGAACCCTATGAGTTCCCCGTTATCGAGACGGTAATGCCGCAGGATGCCGGGAAACGGGAAGCCATTGCTTCGGCGCTGTCCCGTCTGCCGGAATATGACTGGGTGTTCTTCACCAGTCCCAACGGCGTCGATTTCTTCTTCCGCCATCTGACGGAGCGGAGAGTAGACATCCGCGGCCTTCACGGCGCCCGCCTTGCGGCCGTAGGCCCGGCAACGGCGGAGGCGCTGGCGCAGCGCGGCCTGATCGCCGAAGAGCTGCCGGCGCGCTTCCGGGCGGAAGGCCTGATCGAGGCCTTCCAAGGCGAGCTGAAGCCGGGCCAGAAGGTTCTGCTTCCGCGCGGTGATCTCGCGCGGGACTGGCTGCCCGTGAAGCTGACTGAAATCGGGCTCGAGGTGACGGTGATCGACACTTACGAGACCGTTGTGACTGGCGAGGACGATGACGAGCTGCTGAAGCTGCTGGAGGAAGGGCGGATTCATGCCGTTACCTTCACTAGCTCTTCGACCGTGCGGAACTTCCTGGATATACTGAAGCGGATGGGGACCCCAGACCCGCTGCCGCTGCTTGAGCCGGTCAAGATCGCCTGCATCGGTCCGCAGACGGAGAAGACCGCCGCAGAGGCTGGACTTAAGCCGGGACTGTTGGCTGAAGAAGCGACGATCGATTCGCTTGTGGACGCGCTGTGCCGGTGGAATGAAGACTTGCGGAAGCTGTAA
- a CDS encoding GntR family transcriptional regulator has translation MILTLDFKSDTPIYVQLRNAIVVAIGKGELQDGERLPTIRQLAQELGVNVMTVNKAYAILKNEGFLSIDRRHGAAVTRPDGGDAVYKEKLERELTLVISEAALKGIGRQEFQSLCSGIFAALAAGPQTLTE, from the coding sequence ATGATCCTTACCCTGGATTTCAAGAGCGATACCCCGATCTATGTCCAGCTGAGAAATGCCATAGTCGTTGCGATTGGTAAAGGAGAGCTGCAGGATGGAGAGAGACTTCCGACCATCAGGCAGCTGGCACAGGAGCTCGGCGTGAATGTGATGACCGTCAATAAGGCCTATGCCATCCTGAAGAATGAAGGCTTTCTGTCCATCGACCGCAGGCATGGCGCGGCTGTCACAAGGCCGGATGGAGGCGACGCGGTGTACAAGGAGAAGCTGGAACGCGAGCTGACCCTGGTTATCAGTGAAGCTGCGCTGAAGGGGATCGGCCGTCAGGAGTTCCAAAGCCTGTGCAGCGGAATATTCGCGGCTCTTGCTGCTGGCCCTCAGACGCTGACGGAATAG
- the greA gene encoding transcription elongation factor GreA, translated as MANKEDEIILTPEGYAQLEEELKDLKTVKRKELAERLKVAISYGDLKENSEYHSAKDDQAFMETRIKQLENMLKYARVVNADSLDATTVNVGSIVVLNDIEFSERVEYRIVSPAEADVAGNKISYESPLGKELLGKSAGSTIKVDAPAGLIEYELLEIRLA; from the coding sequence ATGGCCAATAAGGAAGATGAAATCATTCTGACGCCGGAGGGCTACGCCCAGCTGGAAGAGGAACTGAAGGATCTCAAAACCGTTAAACGCAAAGAGCTGGCCGAACGTCTCAAGGTAGCAATCAGCTATGGAGACCTGAAGGAGAACAGCGAATATCACTCGGCCAAAGATGATCAGGCATTCATGGAGACCCGGATCAAGCAGCTTGAGAACATGCTGAAGTACGCCCGCGTCGTCAATGCGGACAGTCTGGATGCAACTACGGTGAACGTCGGCTCCATCGTCGTGCTGAACGATATCGAGTTCTCCGAACGGGTGGAGTACCGCATTGTCAGTCCAGCCGAGGCCGATGTCGCTGGCAACAAAATCTCGTACGAAAGCCCGCTAGGCAAAGAACTGCTTGGCAAATCGGCGGGAAGCACCATCAAGGTAGACGCCCCGGCCGGCCTGATCGAGTACGAGCTGCTGGAGATTCGTCTGGCTTAA
- a CDS encoding RluA family pseudouridine synthase, whose protein sequence is MPGRSILTAEDRMAAACRWLGETVGMPDKLLARLLRENGIQLKGDRMRLALFPSREPGIEPLWHELEVLFEDDFCLVVHKPSGMAVHPDGSGGSAVTLDHAVAAHYSYTGQSCAVRHIHRLDKETTGPVLYAKNELAQLVLDEAMRRKDISRRYAAIVKGVVPKTLRVIDLPIGRDRHHASRRRISPGGQSAVTRIVWQEAWREATLLRLELETGRTHQIRVHLSHMGHPLYGDELYGGPQGPELSGGHRLNRQALHGESLAFSHPWTGEAIEAADPWPEDMLQLRARLEASR, encoded by the coding sequence ATGCCCGGCAGGAGCATTCTTACGGCGGAGGACCGGATGGCTGCTGCTTGTCGGTGGCTAGGCGAAACGGTCGGGATGCCAGACAAGCTGCTTGCACGGCTCTTACGGGAGAACGGAATCCAGCTCAAGGGCGACCGGATGCGCCTGGCACTCTTTCCGTCCAGGGAGCCTGGAATCGAGCCGCTCTGGCATGAGCTTGAGGTCTTGTTCGAGGACGACTTCTGTCTTGTTGTCCATAAGCCCAGCGGCATGGCTGTGCATCCGGACGGCAGCGGCGGCAGCGCAGTGACGCTGGATCATGCGGTGGCTGCGCATTACTCCTACACCGGACAGAGCTGCGCCGTCCGGCATATTCACCGGCTCGACAAGGAGACGACCGGACCGGTGCTGTATGCGAAGAATGAACTGGCCCAGCTCGTGCTGGATGAGGCCATGCGCAGGAAAGACATTTCCCGAAGATACGCCGCCATTGTGAAAGGGGTAGTGCCCAAGACTCTTCGGGTAATCGACCTGCCGATCGGACGCGACCGCCATCACGCTTCGCGCCGCCGGATTTCGCCCGGCGGACAGTCTGCGGTGACCCGTATCGTCTGGCAGGAGGCCTGGCGGGAAGCGACGCTTCTTCGGCTGGAGCTTGAGACGGGACGCACGCATCAAATTCGGGTGCATCTCAGCCACATGGGGCATCCCCTGTACGGCGACGAATTGTATGGAGGTCCGCAGGGGCCGGAGCTTTCGGGCGGACACAGGCTGAACCGGCAGGCGCTGCACGGAGAATCCCTGGCGTTCTCCCATCCCTGGACCGGCGAGGCCATAGAAGCGGCCGACCCCTGGCCGGAGGATATGCTGCAGCTGCGTGCTAGGCTGGAGGCCAGTCGGTAA
- a CDS encoding precorrin-2 dehydrogenase/sirohydrochlorin ferrochelatase family protein, which yields METIYLPVMLDVRGRKCVVIGGGKVAERKTLGLLEAGADVAVISPALTPVLSELAGRSSLLWLNRHYAPGDTRGAFLVYAATGDREVNEAVAREADALGIPVNVGSHGEAGSFITPGVFRRGRLTVAVSTSGSGPGVAARITKLLDDTIGGEYEQYLDFLYEMRREIKRRETSPEIRKALLKKLGTLEVLDEIRAGTFMEWGPERIASWIAQNREE from the coding sequence TTGGAGACGATATATTTGCCGGTCATGCTGGATGTTCGGGGTCGAAAATGCGTGGTGATCGGCGGCGGCAAGGTGGCGGAGCGTAAAACGCTGGGTCTTCTGGAAGCTGGAGCCGATGTTGCGGTAATCAGTCCGGCGCTGACTCCAGTGCTGAGCGAACTGGCCGGGCGCTCTTCACTCTTGTGGTTGAACCGCCATTATGCTCCTGGGGATACCCGAGGGGCTTTTCTTGTATATGCGGCGACCGGCGACCGTGAAGTCAACGAAGCCGTCGCCCGGGAGGCGGATGCTCTCGGCATACCCGTCAACGTAGGAAGCCACGGCGAGGCGGGCAGCTTCATTACGCCCGGCGTATTCCGCAGAGGACGGCTGACCGTGGCGGTGTCGACCTCTGGCTCGGGGCCCGGCGTTGCGGCCCGGATCACAAAGCTGCTGGACGATACGATCGGCGGGGAGTACGAGCAGTATCTGGATTTTTTGTACGAGATGCGCAGGGAAATCAAACGCCGGGAGACATCGCCGGAGATTCGAAAAGCCCTGCTTAAGAAGCTGGGCACGCTTGAGGTGCTGGACGAAATCCGGGCCGGAACGTTTATGGAATGGGGTCCGGAGCGGATAGCATCCTGGATCGCCCAAAATCGGGAGGAATAA
- the hemL gene encoding glutamate-1-semialdehyde 2,1-aminomutase, whose product METTSRREEASRAAFEEAKRYIPGGVNSPVRAFKSVGLTPVYVERGEGSRIYDIDGNSFIDYVLSWGPLIMGHAHPEVVQALQETAAKGTSFGAPTLLETEMAKTVVERVHSVDIVRMVNSGTEATMSAIRLARGYTSRSKILKFEGSYHGHGDSLLIKAGSGVATLGLPDSPGVPEGIASNTIAVPYNDLESVKLAFERFGEDIAAVIVEPIAGNMGVVPPLPGFLEGLRNLTLNYGALLIFDEVMTGFRVNRGCAQGLFGITPDLTCFGKVIGGGLPVGAYGGRREIVERIAPSGPIYQAGTLSGNPLAMAAGLTTLKLLTPAVYDRLEALGARLEAGLNANAQEAGIPLTVNRVGSMVCPFFSEGPVTNYDTAKSSDVARFRTYFGKMLERGISLPPSQFEGMFLSAAHSEQDIDDTLEAHRAVLKSL is encoded by the coding sequence ATGGAAACAACTTCACGCAGAGAAGAAGCTTCCCGGGCAGCGTTCGAAGAGGCGAAACGCTATATCCCCGGTGGAGTGAACAGCCCGGTCCGGGCGTTCAAATCGGTTGGACTCACTCCGGTATATGTGGAGCGGGGTGAAGGCTCCCGGATCTATGATATCGACGGCAACAGCTTTATCGATTACGTCCTGTCCTGGGGACCGCTGATTATGGGCCATGCCCATCCGGAGGTCGTGCAGGCGCTGCAGGAGACGGCAGCCAAGGGCACAAGCTTCGGCGCGCCGACGCTGCTGGAGACGGAAATGGCCAAAACGGTGGTCGAACGGGTCCATTCCGTCGATATCGTCCGGATGGTCAACTCCGGCACGGAAGCGACGATGAGCGCCATACGTCTGGCCCGGGGATACACGAGCAGAAGCAAAATCCTGAAGTTCGAGGGCTCCTATCACGGACACGGCGACAGCTTGCTTATCAAGGCCGGCTCCGGTGTCGCCACACTCGGCCTGCCGGACAGTCCTGGCGTGCCAGAGGGCATTGCGTCCAATACGATCGCCGTTCCGTATAACGACCTGGAATCGGTCAAGCTGGCCTTTGAACGGTTCGGAGAAGATATTGCAGCCGTTATCGTTGAACCGATCGCCGGCAACATGGGCGTCGTTCCGCCTCTTCCCGGATTCCTGGAAGGGCTGCGGAATCTGACGCTGAATTACGGGGCGCTGCTGATCTTCGACGAGGTCATGACGGGATTCCGCGTGAACCGCGGCTGCGCTCAAGGGTTGTTCGGCATCACGCCGGATTTGACCTGCTTCGGCAAGGTGATCGGCGGCGGTCTTCCGGTCGGCGCTTACGGCGGCCGCCGGGAGATCGTGGAGAGAATCGCACCTTCCGGTCCGATCTACCAGGCCGGTACGCTGAGCGGCAACCCGCTCGCAATGGCTGCCGGTCTCACGACCTTGAAGCTGCTGACGCCGGCGGTCTATGACCGGCTGGAAGCTCTCGGCGCCCGCCTTGAAGCCGGATTGAATGCCAATGCCCAAGAAGCCGGTATTCCGCTGACCGTGAACCGCGTCGGTTCGATGGTGTGCCCGTTCTTCTCGGAGGGGCCGGTCACGAATTACGATACGGCGAAGAGCAGCGATGTTGCCCGGTTCCGCACCTACTTCGGCAAAATGCTGGAGCGTGGCATCAGCCTCCCGCCTTCGCAGTTTGAGGGCATGTTCCTTTCGGCGGCGCACAGCGAACAGGATATCGACGATACCCTGGAAGCCCATCGCGCCGTCTTGAAGTCGCTGTGA
- a CDS encoding SPL family radical SAM protein: MPKTYEQVTTKTGMTRVKEERMPFGWSINSYRGCAHACSYCFARGFQGFLDRKGDDDFQNHILLKTNAAEALEEQLARLAKRFKHDLAAMREEVGEVMIGTVTDPYQPVESKALLTRQCLKVLARYEIRTSVTTRSPLILRDLELLKRMPSLSVNISLNTLNDGIARRLEPAAPLPSKRVKLLHRLAEDGIATNVFIAPILPLLTDSEDELEELFHTAVEAGAGSVMTSLLRLSPEVKNWYFRTLKEEYPDLLMPYLRLYAGGGYADDEYRGRMSRLLDSLHRRYGPELRKNRERPACRSLPAESSMEREQAMRQEAHTDRGVAEPADEPPLEQLSFSF; encoded by the coding sequence ATGCCGAAAACCTACGAGCAAGTGACGACTAAGACGGGTATGACGCGTGTGAAAGAGGAACGGATGCCTTTCGGCTGGTCAATCAATTCGTACCGGGGATGTGCGCATGCCTGCAGCTACTGTTTTGCCCGGGGTTTTCAGGGCTTCCTTGACCGAAAGGGTGACGACGATTTCCAGAATCACATCCTGCTCAAGACGAATGCGGCGGAGGCGCTTGAGGAACAACTGGCGCGTCTTGCCAAGCGGTTCAAGCATGATCTTGCGGCCATGCGGGAGGAGGTTGGCGAGGTTATGATCGGAACGGTGACGGACCCTTACCAGCCGGTGGAGAGCAAGGCTCTGCTCACCCGGCAATGCCTGAAGGTGCTGGCAAGGTACGAAATCCGGACTTCGGTGACGACACGCTCCCCGCTGATTCTAAGGGATCTGGAGCTGCTGAAGCGAATGCCGTCGCTGTCGGTTAATATCAGTCTGAACACCTTGAATGATGGAATTGCGCGGCGATTGGAGCCTGCTGCCCCTCTTCCGTCCAAGAGGGTGAAGCTGCTGCATCGTCTTGCGGAGGATGGCATTGCGACGAATGTGTTCATTGCGCCAATTCTTCCTCTGCTCACGGATAGCGAGGATGAATTGGAGGAGCTCTTCCATACCGCAGTAGAGGCAGGGGCCGGTTCCGTCATGACGTCGCTGCTGCGTCTGTCGCCGGAGGTCAAAAACTGGTATTTCCGCACGCTAAAGGAGGAATATCCCGATCTGCTTATGCCGTACCTCCGGCTGTACGCAGGAGGCGGTTATGCGGATGACGAATACCGCGGGAGAATGTCGCGGCTGCTGGACAGTCTGCATCGCAGGTATGGCCCGGAGCTTCGGAAGAACCGCGAACGCCCGGCCTGCCGGAGTCTGCCTGCGGAAAGCTCTATGGAACGGGAGCAAGCCATGCGTCAGGAAGCACATACGGACAGAGGTGTGGCAGAACCGGCAGATGAGCCGCCGCTGGAGCAGCTGTCGTTCTCCTTCTAG
- a CDS encoding LysM peptidoglycan-binding domain-containing protein — protein MFDQSHGLRFDIYERIHLPQDLPGIAELEEIELLPDIQVTQREDRAELHGQLVLTGLYRSEDDITQQLEHSIPVEITVPLTRVSSLDEIGVEIENFDIDLLTMRSLNVTGVLSLRGIDGGGNVPAWQREEYTVVYSPEEDEAREEEERVQDNPGDDSGKLYENSVWTFGEGATEEEDQEDHSFPGISAIPDNDQGETVLTLSGDWNEGTGEAESFSVNEVAQEVAKLSGTPGYPAAESVKRLGQTAADSEWERLKDADKTESAADESAEEADNKETLAFIEDETSVPTVDPEEESAVHTAIIPPEQPVLSEEKPNLKIALGSKKEGLDKESEPLTFSSLLSSGRNQGEAEETPEEKTAARVPAADDEKSDEREWKSRFVRGQESEAFRKVRLCIVQREETLDSIAEKYQLSARELVLYNRLPGQTVEEGQVLYIP, from the coding sequence GTGTTTGACCAGTCCCACGGCCTGCGGTTTGACATTTATGAACGAATTCATCTGCCTCAAGACCTTCCGGGAATTGCCGAACTGGAAGAAATTGAGCTGCTGCCCGATATTCAGGTCACCCAGCGCGAGGACCGCGCGGAGCTGCACGGACAACTGGTGCTGACAGGCCTTTACCGGAGCGAAGACGACATTACCCAGCAATTGGAGCATTCCATTCCCGTTGAAATTACGGTGCCGCTGACCCGTGTCAGTTCGCTCGATGAAATCGGGGTTGAGATTGAGAATTTTGATATCGATCTGCTGACGATGCGGAGCCTTAATGTTACAGGCGTATTGTCGCTGCGCGGAATCGACGGAGGTGGGAACGTTCCCGCCTGGCAGCGAGAGGAATACACCGTTGTCTATTCTCCTGAAGAAGACGAGGCCCGCGAAGAGGAAGAGAGGGTCCAGGACAATCCGGGAGACGATAGCGGCAAGCTGTACGAGAATTCCGTGTGGACCTTCGGCGAAGGCGCAACAGAAGAGGAAGATCAGGAGGATCATTCGTTCCCTGGAATAAGCGCGATTCCGGATAATGATCAGGGTGAAACAGTTTTGACGTTGAGCGGTGATTGGAACGAGGGGACAGGCGAAGCAGAGAGCTTCTCTGTAAATGAAGTTGCGCAGGAAGTGGCGAAGCTATCCGGAACACCCGGATATCCAGCTGCGGAGAGTGTGAAACGCCTGGGCCAAACGGCTGCAGACAGCGAATGGGAACGCTTAAAGGATGCGGATAAGACGGAGAGCGCGGCTGACGAGTCTGCTGAAGAAGCGGATAACAAGGAAACCTTGGCCTTTATTGAGGATGAGACTTCTGTCCCGACAGTCGATCCGGAAGAAGAATCGGCTGTACATACAGCCATAATCCCGCCGGAGCAGCCTGTGCTGTCGGAGGAGAAACCGAACCTGAAGATTGCTCTGGGCAGCAAAAAAGAGGGCTTGGACAAGGAAAGCGAGCCGTTGACCTTCTCCTCTCTGCTCTCATCCGGACGCAATCAGGGTGAGGCGGAGGAGACGCCGGAAGAGAAGACGGCGGCCCGCGTTCCGGCTGCCGATGATGAGAAATCGGATGAACGCGAATGGAAGAGCCGCTTTGTGCGGGGCCAGGAGTCGGAGGCCTTCCGGAAGGTGCGGCTATGCATCGTCCAGCGGGAGGAGACGCTCGATTCCATCGCCGAGAAGTATCAGCTGAGCGCCAGAGAACTTGTGCTGTACAACCGGCTGCCCGGCCAGACAGTGGAAGAGGGCCAGGTCCTGTATATTCCATAA
- the hemC gene encoding hydroxymethylbilane synthase, with protein sequence MRTIMVGSRQSALALTQTGQVIADLERLCAEHGFAFKFEVKKIVTKGDRILDVTLSKVGGKGLFVKEIEQAMLDGEIDMAVHSMKDMPSELPDGLINGAVPRRIDPRDCLITRGGQRLAGLPQGAKVGTSSLRRSSQLAALRPDLDIQPVRGNIDSRLKKLESGEYDAILLAAAGLTRMGWQDRVTEYLPPQDCLPAVGQGALGIECREEDSELRKLLLLYNDEDTALTVAAERRFLSVLNGGCQVPIGAFATLAAEGIASGAGEGERSLTLTGMVGTPDGARILKETRTGTDPVTLGEQVAEALIAKGAESILSQLRG encoded by the coding sequence ATGCGAACGATAATGGTAGGCAGCAGACAGAGCGCGCTTGCGCTGACACAGACGGGACAGGTGATCGCGGATTTGGAGCGGCTCTGCGCCGAGCACGGCTTTGCTTTTAAATTTGAGGTGAAAAAAATCGTCACGAAAGGCGACCGCATTCTCGACGTTACGCTCTCCAAAGTCGGCGGCAAGGGACTGTTCGTCAAGGAGATTGAACAGGCGATGCTGGATGGGGAGATCGACATGGCTGTGCACAGCATGAAGGATATGCCGTCCGAACTGCCCGATGGGTTAATCAATGGGGCGGTGCCTCGGCGGATTGATCCCCGCGACTGCCTGATTACACGCGGCGGCCAGAGACTGGCCGGGCTGCCCCAGGGAGCCAAGGTCGGAACGAGCAGTCTGCGGCGGTCCAGCCAGCTGGCGGCGCTGCGCCCCGATCTGGACATCCAGCCGGTCCGGGGCAACATCGATTCCCGGCTGAAGAAGCTGGAGAGCGGCGAGTATGACGCCATTCTGCTTGCAGCCGCCGGACTGACGCGAATGGGCTGGCAGGACCGCGTGACAGAGTACCTGCCTCCGCAGGACTGTCTGCCTGCCGTGGGCCAAGGTGCTCTCGGCATCGAATGCAGAGAAGAAGATTCCGAATTGCGGAAGCTCCTGTTATTATATAATGATGAAGATACCGCCCTTACCGTCGCTGCGGAGCGCCGTTTCCTTAGTGTGCTGAACGGTGGCTGCCAGGTGCCGATCGGCGCTTTTGCCACCCTTGCAGCTGAGGGAATTGCCAGCGGCGCTGGTGAGGGAGAACGGAGCCTGACGCTTACCGGAATGGTGGGTACGCCGGATGGAGCTCGAATTTTGAAAGAGACTCGCACCGGGACCGATCCGGTCACGCTCGGGGAACAGGTGGCGGAGGCGCTGATCGCCAAAGGAGCGGAGAGCATTCTGTCACAGCTAAGGGGATGA
- a CDS encoding aldo/keto reductase, with translation MEKRVLGKTGLEVSALGLGCMGMSEFYGGRDDEESIRTIHHALDLGVALLDTADMYGVGRNEELVGRAIKGRRDSVVLATKFGNVRSADGAMLGVNGRPEYVKQACDASLKRLGVDYIDLYYQHRVDPGTPIEETVGAMADLVQAGKVRYLGLSEASVKTIARAQSVHPITALQTEYSLWSRDVEDGILPFCRESGIGFVAYSPLGRGFLSGQIQSFDDLEESDYRRFSPRFQGENFKKNLDLVDRIREIARDKGCSSSQLALAWLLSAGDDIVPIPGTKRRSYLEENIEAAGISLTSEELRLIDEAAPKGAAAGFRYPEASMKWLNS, from the coding sequence TTGGAGAAACGCGTATTGGGCAAAACGGGGCTTGAAGTATCGGCGCTGGGTCTGGGATGTATGGGAATGTCCGAGTTCTACGGCGGGCGGGATGACGAGGAATCCATCAGGACCATTCACCACGCGCTTGATTTAGGTGTGGCTCTTCTCGATACGGCGGATATGTACGGTGTGGGCCGTAACGAGGAGTTGGTCGGACGGGCGATCAAGGGACGGCGGGACAGCGTCGTTCTGGCGACCAAGTTCGGCAATGTCCGTTCCGCCGACGGCGCGATGCTTGGCGTCAACGGCCGCCCCGAGTATGTGAAGCAGGCCTGCGACGCCAGCCTGAAACGGCTGGGGGTCGATTATATTGACCTCTATTACCAGCACCGGGTCGATCCGGGTACGCCGATCGAGGAGACGGTTGGAGCTATGGCCGATCTGGTACAGGCCGGCAAGGTCCGGTATCTCGGTCTGTCCGAGGCTTCCGTGAAGACCATCGCCCGGGCGCAGTCCGTTCATCCGATCACCGCGCTCCAGACGGAATACTCGCTGTGGAGCCGGGATGTGGAGGATGGAATTTTGCCGTTCTGCCGCGAATCGGGCATCGGGTTCGTGGCGTACAGCCCGCTCGGCCGGGGCTTCCTGAGCGGCCAGATCCAATCGTTCGACGATTTGGAGGAGAGCGATTACCGCCGGTTCTCACCGAGATTCCAGGGCGAGAATTTCAAGAAGAATCTGGACCTTGTGGACCGGATTCGCGAAATCGCGCGGGACAAAGGCTGCAGTTCCTCACAGCTGGCGCTTGCCTGGCTGCTCAGCGCCGGCGACGATATTGTGCCCATCCCCGGCACCAAGCGCAGATCGTATCTGGAGGAGAACATTGAAGCGGCCGGAATCAGCCTGACCTCCGAAGAGCTGAGACTGATCGATGAAGCTGCGCCGAAGGGAGCGGCAGCGGGTTTCCGCTATCCCGAAGCCTCTATGAAATGGCTGAATAGCTGA